From the Daphnia magna isolate NIES linkage group LG3, ASM2063170v1.1, whole genome shotgun sequence genome, one window contains:
- the LOC123470500 gene encoding uncharacterized protein LOC123470500, with translation MVRSVKDLLRRSNGRACLDYMELEASLIEIESVINARPLSYIGEGADDPLPITPNQFLNNRRSTRADPEPATNLIAPTSTSTKLLEMDKLRRNYVADICSRFVDDYLRQLDNFHSKGKSGRKIRLGEIVVIHDENSKRLMWPIGVVKELIPSRDGLIRSVMLKIPNGNLINRAIQSLHPTELREDRDEDIEIENPDPTQEPDEDPAPLVLTPEIEPAVRNVVPAAGETDNVVGEVEPDGTGSSGEYVGNVIAQQTTTTRSGRRTTAPAHLRDYCLRGPR, from the coding sequence ATGGTGAGGAGCGTCAAGGATCTGCTTCGACGCTCCAACGGTCGAGCTTGTCTGGACTACATGGAATTGGAAGCAAGCTTAATTGAGATAGAAAGCGTGATTAACGCACGCCCGCTCAGCTATATCGGAGAAGGAGCCGATGATCCGCTTCCAATCACTCCTAACCAATTCCTCAACAATCGACGTTCTACTCGCGCGGACCCGGAGCCAGCTACTAATTTAATAGCTCCTACCTCAACTAGCACCAAGTTGTTAGAAATGGATAAGCTCAGAAGAAATTACGTTGCCGATATCTGCTCCAGATTTGTGGACGACTATTTACGTCAACTGGACAACTTTCACTCCAAGGGGAAGTCCGGAAGAAAAATCCGCCTAGGAGAAATCGTCGTAATCCACGACGAAAACTCCAAACGTTTAATGTGGCCGATAGGAGTAGTTAAGGAATTAATACCTAGCCGTGACGGACTTATTCGTTCCGTGATGCTTAAAATTCCCAACGGGAACCTCATTAATCGAGCAATTCAGTCCCTTCACCCCACAGAACTAAGAGAAGATCGAGATGAGGACATCGAGATTGAAAATCCGGATCCGACCCAGGAGCCGGATGAGGATCCAGCTCCACTTGTCCTAACACCGGAAATTGAGCCAGCGGTCAGAAATGTGGTACCGGCCGCCGGAGAGACGGACAACGTCGTCGGAGAAGTCGAGCCAGATGGTACGGGCTCTAGTGGGGAGTATGTTGGGAATGTAATCGCCCAACAGACGACGACAACCCGATCCGGCCGCCGGACGACTGCACCCGCGCATTTGCGCGACTATTGTCTCAGGGGCCCCCGATAG